A genomic region of Papaver somniferum cultivar HN1 chromosome 7, ASM357369v1, whole genome shotgun sequence contains the following coding sequences:
- the LOC113293892 gene encoding uncharacterized protein LOC113293892, which translates to MVDKHSKLTQISEKNGSVPLKVAADYVTDRQEEMVNYLWSVTTNEEPSPFSGPDGASLLCSLIDANLYDTALCVVQMYPSLATEESKNSKVRALDMIAGRPFTFLSGCKLTLWERWIYSVITVDLLPPPVCQLLKGDVENPVFLENCTNRGEKITWFRATMRKFYSAFQNSFGGVPAGKRMYNKKMMHKRVSTLVKCILTNLKLGGPDRGLKFFEDSNVLKIAMKSGTTEFVVECLKTFPDLIWYKTENQRILQIAIEERNDKILNLICELSGDHKDDLVSRRDEDGNNILHYAAKLAPSHHLKQVSGAPLQMQREMQWYKGVENLLPEKYRLLSNKDGNTAQQIFTEEHTTLVKEARDWMKDTSNSCMIETTLIATVTFAAAITVPGGNNSADSTNALSLFSSITSLLMFLSILTSRYAEVDFLKRLPRKLILGLATLFFSLATLMVAFGAALSILLRKELTWVTVPVSFFACVPVSSFVFHQFPLFWEIVRSTYGPRISKRSKQRPVKQNNKKNENDLFTGTFSRGYHRVRE; encoded by the exons ATGGTGGacaaacattcaaagttgactcAAATAAGTGAAAAGAATGGATCTGTACCACTTAAAGTTGCTGCTGATTACGTAACAGATAGACAAGAGGAGATGGTGAATTATCTTTGGTCAGTCACTACAAACGAGGAACCCAGTCCTTTCTCTGGTCCTGACGGCGCTTCTTTATTGTGCTCCCTAATTGATGCCAATCTTTACG ATACTGCCTTATGTGTTGTCCAAATGTATCCAAGCTTGGCAACTGAAGAAAGTAAAAACAGCAAAGTTAGGGCATTAGACATGATTGCAGGGAGGCCATTTACATTTCTCAGCGGATGCAAGTTAACCTTATGGGAGCGCTGGATATACTCTG TTATTACAGTGGATTTGCTGCCTCCTCCAGTTTGCCAGCTTCTGAAAGGGGACGTGGAGAACCCTGTATTCTTGGAAAACTGCACAAATAGAGGTGAAAAAATAACATGGTTCAGAGCAACCATGAGAAAGTTCTACTCCGCTTTCCAGAATTCCTTCGGTGGAG TCCCTGCTGGAAAAAGAATGTACAATAAAAAGATGATGCACAAAAGAGTATCAACTTTAGTAAAATGTATCCTCACTAATCTTAAACTTGGAGGACCAGACAGAGGCTTGAAGTTCTTTGAAGACTCTAATGTCTTGAAGATAGCTATGAAATCTGGGACAACTGAATTTGTGGTGGAGTGCCTTAAAACTTTTCCTGACCTAATTTGGTATAAGACGGAGAACCAGAGAATATTGCAAATTGCAATAGAAGAAAGAAATGACAAGATATTGAATCTGATATGCGAGTTGAGTGGGGATCACAAGGATGATTTAGTTTCTAGAAGAGATGAGGatggtaacaatatcctacaTTATGCTGCCAAGTTAGCACCTTCTCATCACCTTAAACAGGTATCAGGTGCACCACTACAAATGCAACGAGAGATGCAATGGTATAAG GGAGTGGAGAATCTTTTACCAGAAAAGTACAGGCTACTGAGCAACAAAGATGGCAACACGGCTCAACAGATATTCACAGAGGAACACACGACCTTGGTGAAGGAAGCTAGGGACTGGATGAAGGATACATCAAATTCGTGCATGATTGAAACCACACTCATCGCCACTGTAACTTTTGCTGCCGCCATTACAGTACCGGGTGGTAATAATAGTGCTGATAGTACAA ATGCTTTATCTCTATTCTCATCCATCACTTCTCTTCTTATGTTCTTATCCATCTTAACTTCAAGGTATGCGGAGGTAGATTTCCTTAAACGGTTGCCTAGAAAGTTGATCTTAGGTCTTGCAACTCTCTTCTTTTCTCTAGCTACCCTCATGGTAGCCTTTGGGGCAGCCCTTTCTATTTTACTTAGAAAAGAGTTAACATGGGTAACAGTTCCTGTATCGTTCTTTGCTTGTGTTCCAGTGTCTTCGTTTGTCTTCCATCAGTTTCCACTGTTTTGGGAAATAGTTCGTTCTACCTACGGGCCTAGAATCTCTAAAAGGAGCAAACAACGGCCAGTCAAGCAGAATAACAAGAAAAACGAAAATGACTTGTTCACCGGGACATTTTCCCGCGGTTATCACCGAGTGAGAGAGTGA
- the LOC113294462 gene encoding serine/threonine-protein kinase RIPK-like, whose protein sequence is MEWSIVRKYFGCLSTFSAENNQSEKTNIVLPCSYSADSKLHIYNFEEIKTATKNFSHDSFISEDKFGKNYAGAVHGTVRVLFKVFNLGVINQVSEQEWLEDVTYFGHLRHRHLVTLIGYCCKDKHRILVYDDADLMCPLGPNLYHDSVPLAWTNKLKIARGVAKGLAGLLGTDKPSISIDCINTSNILIDMKCKSKIMHFKHSMDGRGGTLKTDTEGENLVTDVLFRYGVILLEILTGLPSKISDQNRSNSRENLIEWHGRKLKSPQDIIDVMDKKLESQYSKASARLAASLAYNCLGQDRRERHTMDSVLEDMKLLKEYDSVLSGDNYTHSGHHGGIKTQKIRRK, encoded by the exons ATGGAGTGGAGCATagtgagaaaatattttggatgtCTGTCCACTTTTTCTGCTGAGAACAACCAATCAGAAAAAACCAATATTGTTCTTCCATGTTCCTATTCTGCTGATTCTAAACTTCATATATATAATTTTGAAGAAATAAAGACTGCCACTAAAAATTTCAGCCATGATAGTTTTATCAGTGAAGACAAGTTTGGGAAAAATTATGCAGGGGCTGTTCATGGAACTGTAAGGGTCTTGTTTAAGGTCTTTAATCTAGGTGTCATTAATCAAGTATCCGAGCAGGAGTGGCTG GAAGATGTTACGTACTTTGGGCATTTGCGACACCGTCATTTAGTGACATTGATAGGATATTGCTGCAAGGACAAGCACCGGATACTAGTATATGATGATGCCGATCTTATGTGCCCCTTAGGACCTAATCTGTATCATG ATTCTGTACCTCTTGCATGGACCAATAAGTTGAAAATTGCTCGAGGAGTAGCAAAAGGTCTGGCTGGCCTCCTCGGAACCGACAAGCCCTCAATTTCCATCGATTGCATTAATACCTCAAATATCTTAATAGAcatg AAATGCAAGTCCAAGATCATGCATTTCAAACACTCAATGGATGGTCGAGGGGGAACCCTCAAAACTGATACGGAAG GTGAAAACTTGGTTACGGATGTCTTGTTCCGATATGGTGTAATTCTTTTGGAAATACTAACCGGGTTACCATCAAAAATCAGTGATCAAAACAGATCAAACAGTAGAGAAAACCTCATCGAATGGCACGGGCGGAAACTAAAAAGCCCACAAGATATCATCGATGTAATGGACAAAAAACTTGAAAGCCAGTACTCAAAAGCATCTGCAAGATTAGCAGCTTCATTGGCATACAATTGCTTGGGCCAGGACCGGAGAGAAAGACATACAATGGACAGCGTATTAGAGGATATGAAACTACTAAAAGAATATGATTCAGTTTTATCAGGGGACAATTATACGCACAGTGGGCACCATGGGGggataaaaacccaaaaaataagaagaaaataa
- the LOC113293893 gene encoding putative disease resistance protein RGA1, whose amino-acid sequence MAIQDFFVSGITGLLKNLSYVVSQQISESWGVKDDLEKLKGTLEMIAAVTMDAENKQGESEVVSLWLQRLKDVVYDADDVLDEFSYEAMRQIELCGNENKVSSNSVAFNFKLGQKIKIINKRLDDISMEIQKYQLIPIPDGYIYEHNTVQQNRLISTFSNESSFLEREIDKSAIINLLTTIQESSFMKLSVVSIVGMAGIGKTTLAQMVYNDNAIIRFFNEQFWVNLSDDFDFKKILISIIESVTNKKCGDISNETVLVNKLKEVLSNKNYLVVLDNVWNEDAEECDKLKGSLIVGAQGSTVLVTTRSKVVSSIVQDNTLPYILKELPDCVCWSIIKSKAYYPGGALETQNMTCIGEEIARKCGGLPLAANVLGGLMRLHKTENDWLSLRDHSSLSATDASIKIISILKLSYDKLPSHLKLCFSYCSIFPKDWKFDREIMIRLWMAEGFLNPFHEGNQLSLEDVGNYSFHSLLASSFFQDVTLDELGDIESCKMHVLVHDLAKSVNGVHGIKIVNSAAGMESISKYRRLQLDLDENTSKTFSEFLKNAESLKSFFSLKNDHLGEHLLYGKNLRVVCLLHQHTLDIQSWVFKNKHLRYLDLSYCSFDERHDVSVNQLYNMQTLVLQGCKNVKMILVGIGSLKLLRHLNLSYSDIEKLPDSVVQLTNLQTLDLYFCEKLVELPANIGAMKNIRRLKLEDCEALATLPGELGTLTRLRCLDISGTNIKVLLEACIRNLFNLELINFGNCELPKEIKNLPKLRIFKHWRDDKDDEMPRGMETLTSLEVLDTFMVRKQGTISNPDDSGIKELANLNSLQVLDIRNMEFVRGGIDAERAKLKDKINLCDLFLRWSSFSRSNGGRLTFDHTLDGLQPHHNLKNMRIYHFPGLNLPKWMGSSICLPNLVEIRLEYCSSCEKLPALGILPCLRVLSIWSMWSVRCLGKEFYYQQQEGERISNGNYYGSGPGTENEITFFPSLIHLSIYGMENLTEWVVPVRVYDSFPYVRYISFPSLEKLEIGACPNLRSTPQSFPSLVELEIERCPKLRSPPTSFPFIRELNLQDTDRMAIASILDDSSYFSSLTSIYISECPNLRYIPMRILQCCTPNFQELSIWGCSKFRGFLHDCDLKYFSYYEDDERDYTYFSSGIGLIPNSIHSLEFGCCPVLTILPDLQYFTSLRKLRIHKCDKLKESLRYDLKKALPFVQEFEVDFLQREEENVQGSSI is encoded by the coding sequence ATGGCAATCCAAGATTTCTTTGTAAGCGGTATAACTGGATTACTGAAAAATTTAAGTTATGTTGTTTCCCAACAAATTAGTGAGTCTTGGGGTGTCAAAGATGATCTGGAAAAACTTAAAGGTACTTTGGAGATGATAGCGGCTGTAACAATGGATGCTGAGAACAAGCAAGGAGAATCTGAGGTTGTGAGTCTTTGGCTACAAAGGCTCAAGGATGTAGTGTATGATGCTGATGATGTTCTGGACGAGTTTTCGTATGAAGCCATGCGTCAAATTGAATTGTGTGGCAACGAAAATAAGGTATCATCCAACTCAGTTGCCTTTAATTTCAAGTTGGgtcagaaaataaaaattataaacaaGAGGCTAGATGATATTTCTATGGAGATCCAAAAGTATCAATTAATTCCTATTCCTGATGGTTACATTTATGAGCATAACACTGTCCAACAAAACCGTCTGATTTCAACCTTCTCAAATGAATCAAGTtttctagaaagagaaattgacaAGTCAGCCATTATAAATTTGTTAACTACAATCCAGGAATCATCCTTCATGAAACTTTCTGTCGTCTCCATCGTGGGTATGGCTGGAATAGGAAAAACTACACTTGCTCAAATGGTCTACAATGATAACGCAATAATTCGTTTCTTTAATGAACAATTTTGGGTCAATCTGTCTGATGATTTTGATTTCAAAAAGATCCTAATAAGCATAATTGAGTCGGTTACCAATAAGAAGTGTGGTGATATATCAAATGAAACGGTCTTAGTTAACAAACTTAAAGAAGTGTTGAGCAACAAAAATTATTTAGTAGTACTTGATAATGTGTGGAATGAGGATGCAGAGGAATGTGATAAACTTAAGGGTTCACTTATTGTGGGTGCTCAAGGGAGTACGGTCTTAGTCACTACACGTAGCAAAGTAGTCTCTTCAATTGTCCAAGATAATACCCTACCATACATCCTAAAAGAGTTACCAGATTGTGTTTGTTGGTCTATCATCAAATCTAAAGCATATTACCCAGGTGGAGCATTAGAGACTCAAAACATGACATGTATAGGAGAGGAAATTGCAAGAAAATGTGGTGGTTTGCCCCTAGCGGCGAATGTTCTTGGGGGTCTTATGCGCTTGCATAAAACTGAAAATGATTGGTTGTCACTAAGAGACCACAGTAGTTTGAGCGCAACAGATGCATCAATCAAaatcatatcaatattaaaattGAGTTATGATAAATTACCTTCACATTTGAAACTTTGTTTTTCCTATTGTTCTATATTTCCAAAGGATTGGAAGTTTGATAGGGAAATAATGATTCGACTGTGGATGGCTGAAGGGTTCCTTAATCCATTTCATGAAGGAAACCAGTTATCACTAGAAGATGTTGGTAATTACAGTTTCCATAGTTTGTTGGCCAGTTCGTTCTTTCAAGATGTAACattagatgagttaggagatatCGAATCATGTAAGATGCATGTCTTAGTGCATGATCTTGCCAAGAGTGTCAACGGTGTTCATGGTATCAAGATTGTGAATTCTGCTGCCGGAATGGAATCCATTTCTAAATATCGGCGTTTACAGTTAGATTTAGACGAGAATACATCAAAAACATTTTCAGAATTCTTGAAAAATGCAGAAAGTTTGAAGTCCTTTTTTTCTCTTAAAAATGATCATTTGGGAGAACATTTACTTTATGGCAAGAATCTGCGGGTAGTTTGTTTGCTTCATCAGCATACTCTAGATATTCAGTCTTGGGTTTTTAAGAATAAGCATTTGAGGTACCTTGACCTGTCTTATTGTAGTTTTGATGAAAGACATGATGTATCCGTTAATCAACTTTACAATATGCAGACATTAGTGCTTCAGGGATGCAAAAATGTTAAGATGATTCTCGTAGGCATTGGGTCTCTGAAGTTATTAAGGCACCTAAATCTCTCATATTCGGATATCGAAAAGCTACCTGATTCTGTCGTTCAGCTTACTAATTTGCAAACATTAGATCTATATTTTTGTGAAAAACTAGTGGAATTACCTGCAAATATTGGGGCTATGAAAAATATAAGACGGTTGAAACTTGAAGACTGTGAAGCTTTAGCAACTTTACCTGGAGAACTCGGAACACTGACACGATTACGGTGTCTGGATATTTCCGGTACTAATATCAAAGTATTGCTTGAGGCATGCATTAGAAACCTTTTCAATTTGGAGTTGATCAATTTTGGGAACTGTGAGCTtcccaaagaaataaaaaatttgcCAAAATTGAGAATTTTTAAACATTGGAGAGATGACAAAGATGATGAAATGCCTAGAGGTATGGAAACTCTAACTTCCCTTGAAGTGTTAGACACCTTTATGGTTAGAAAACAAGGAACCATCTCTAATCCTGATGATAGTGGAATTAAAGAATTGGCCAACTTAAACTCTCTTCAAGTGTTAGACATTCGCAATATGGAATTTGTGAGAGGTGGTATTGACGCAGAGAGAGCAAAGCTAAAAGATAAGATAAACCTCTGTGATTTGTTTTTAAGGTGGAGCTCCTTTTCCCGTTCTAATGGCGGTAGGCTGACGTTTGATCACACTTTGGATGGTCTCCAACCTCATCATAACTTGAAAAACATGAGAATATATCATTTTCCTGGTTTAAACCTTCCGAAATGGATGGGTTCATCCATCTGCCTTCCGAATTTAGTGGAAATAAGGCTTGAGTATTGCAGTAGTTGTGAGAAGCTACCAGCGTTAGGTATACTCCCATGTCTTAGGGTTCTCTCTATTTGGAGTATGTGGTcagtgcggtgcttgggcaaagAGTTTTATTACCAGCAACAAGAAGGAGAAAGAATCAGCAACGGCAACTATTATGGCAGTGGCCCTGgtacggaaaatgaaataactttTTTCCCTTCGTTAATTCATTTGAGTATTTACGGTATGGAAAATCTAACAGAATGGGTTGTTCCTGTTCGGGTTTATGATTCATTTCCTTACGTCAGGTATATATCATTTCCTTCCCTTGAGAAGCTAGAAATTGGTGCCTGCCCGAACCTGAGAAGCACGCCACAATCATTTCCTTCCCTTGTGGAACTAGAAATCGAGAGGTGCCCCAAGCTAAGAAGTCCACCAACCTCATTCCCTTTTATTAGGGAATTGAATCTACAAGACACCGACCGCATGGCAATAGCCTCTATCTTAGATGATTCCAGTTACTTTAGCTCCCTCACATCCATATACATATCAGAATGTCCAAATCTAAGATACATCCCAATGCGCATACTCCAATGCTGTACTCCGAATTTTCAGGAACTATCTATTTGGGGTTGCTCAAAGTTTCGAGGTTTTCTTCATGATTGTGATCTGAAGTACTTCAGTTATTATGAAGATGATGAACGTGATTACACTTATTTTTCGTCTGGTATTGGACTTATCCCCAATTCTATCCACTCATTAGAATTTGGTTGCTGTCCTGTTTTGACTATCCTTCCGGATTTACAGTATTTTACTTCTCTCCGGAAATTAAGGATACATAAGTGCGACAAACTGAAGGAGTCACTGCGATACGATCTCAAGAAAGCTCTTCCTTTTGTTCAAGAATTTGAAGTTGACTTTCttcaaagagaagaagagaacgtACAAGGTTCTAGTATTTGA